The genomic stretch CCAGCGATCAGCTCCGTTACGCCAGTCTGGTGGCCGACCATGACGGTGTCATCACGTCTGAAGATGCCGATACCGGCCAGAACGTCCAGGCCACCCAAGCCATCTATCACCTCGATTGGACGGGCGATGTGGATATCGTCTGCGACGCACCCGAGCGGGCCCTGAACTCGCTGACGGTCGGCAGCAAGGCACGCGTGACGCTGCCCGCGCTGCCTGGCAAGACCTTCGACGCACGTGTGCGCGAGGTATCGCCCGCGGCAGATCCGCAAAGCCGCACCTGGCGCGTCAAGCTGACGCTCGCCGCCCCGGGCCCCGAAGTGCGCCAGGGCATGACGGCCAATGTCGCGTTCGATGCCGTCGGCGACGGGTCCGCCGCACAGACCTTCACAATTCCCGTGACCGCGCTGTTTCACCGGGGCGAGGAGCCGGCGGTGTGGGTGGTGCGTGCCGGCAGCGACACGCTCGAACTGCGCCCTGTCACGATCGGACGATACGACGAACGCACGGTTTCGGTCAGTTCGGGTCTGCACGACGGTGACCGCGTCATGTTGCAAGGCGTGCATGCCGTCAGCGCCGGCCAACACGTGCAGCTGGTCGCGCCGTTGCATCCGGAGGATTTCCCGTCATGAACGTACGCGACCGTGAAAATGCGCACGACAGTGCGCCCGTCACCACTTCCACTACGCGAAGTGCTGACGAAAGTGGCTTCAATCTCTCATCGTGGGCGTTGCGCCACCAACAGCTCGTGATTTTTCTGATTGGCCTGGCAACGCTTTTTGGCGTGATCGGCTATATACACCTCGCACAGTCCGAGGATCCGCCGTTCACGTTCCGCACGATGGTGATCAAGACCTACTGGCCGGGCGCGAGCGCCCACGAAGTGCAGGAGCAGATCACGGACCGGATCGGCCGCCAGCTGCAGGCGGCGCCCTTCATCGACAACATCAAGAGCTACTCGCGGCCTGGCGAGTCGATGATTTTCTTCGCAATGAAGGACTCGGCACCCGTCAAGGAAGTGCCCGAGACGTGGTACCAGGTGCGCAAGAAGGTGGGCGACATCGGGGCGACGTTGCCCAAGGGAACGGTCGGACCGTTTTTTAACGACGAGTTTGGTGACGTTTATACCAACATCTACGCGCTCGAAGGCGATGGCTTCTCGCCCGCGCAACTGCACGACTATGCGGACAAGCTGCGCACGGTCCTGCTGCGCGTACCCGGTGTTGCAAAGGTCGATTACTTTGGCGACCCAGACCAGCACATCTTCGTCGAGATATCAAATGCGCAATTGACGCGACTCTCGATCACGCCGCCGCAACTCGCCCACGCCATCGACGCGCAGAACGCGGTCGCGCCCGTCGGAACCATTACGACCGCGGACGACCGCGTGTTTGTGCGGCCGAGCGGCGCGTTCAAGGATCCAGAGGCGCTCGCGAACCTGCTGATCACCGTCAATAAACGCACGTTCCGCCTCGGCGACATCGCGACGATCAAACGCGGTTATGACGATCCGCCGGTGACGCAGATGCGCGTCGGCGGCCAGGCCGTGCTCGGCATCGGCGTGACGATGCAAAAGGGCGGCGATGTGATCGACCTTGGCAAGGCGCTCGACGCCAAAGCGGCTGAACTGCAGGCGACACTGCCGGCCGGTCTCAAGCTGGCTCCCGTTTCCAGCATGCCGCACGCGGTCAAGCAGTCGGTTGACGAGTTCGTGCGCTCGGTCGGCGAAGCAGTTGCGATCGTGCTTGTGGTGAGCCTGGTTTCGCTCGGCTTGCGCACGGGCATGATCGTGGTCATCACGATTCCGATCGTGCTCGCGGTGACGGCGCTGTGCATGCACATCTTCAATATCGGACTCGACAAGGTCTCGCTCGGAACGCTTGTGCTTGCGCTCGGGCTGCTCGTCGACGACGCGATCATTGCCGTCGAAATGATGGCGGTGAAGCTCGAGCAGGGGTGGAGCCGCATGCGCGCGGCGGCCTTCGCGTACTCGAGTACGGCGTTCCCGATGTTGACGGGCACCCTCGTGACGGTCTCGGGCTTCCTGCCGATCGCGCTCGCCAAATCGAGCACGGGTGAGTACACGCGTTCAATCTTCGAAGTGTCGGCCATCGCGCTGATTGTTTCTTGGTTCGCGGCCGTCGTGCTGGTTCCGCTGCTGGGCTTCCACATGCTGCCGGAGCGCAAGGGCCATGCGGGCGGCGGACATGATCATGAGCACGATGTCTATAACACGGGCTTCTACCGGCGCCTGTCGGGCTGGGTCACGCTTTGTATCGACCGCCGCTGGCTGGTGCTCGGTGTCACGGGCGTGCTGTTCGTGATCGCGATGGCGGCCTTCACGCGCGTGCCGCAGCAGTTCTTCCCGAACTCGGAGCGGCCGGAACTGCTGGTCGATCTGCGGCTGCCGGAAGGCGCGTCATTCGAGGCGACGCTGCGCGAGTCGAAACGCCTCGAGAAGGTGCTCGACGGCAAGCCGGAAATCGAGCACTTCGTCGACTTTGTCGGCACGGGCGCGCCGCGCTTCTACCT from Paraburkholderia sp. IMGN_8 encodes the following:
- a CDS encoding efflux RND transporter periplasmic adaptor subunit, with amino-acid sequence MHSFLPSFVRSPHRTHIVIAACGAILLSACHQRETVAPEPKPVVARAVHTDGRMVSTSLPAQVQARYSTPLSFRVGGKVIERRVRIGDTVKAGQIVALLDPTDLRSNLANAQAQLEAAEHRLVYAKQQLDRDQAQAHANLIAPAQLEQTQDAYASALAQRDSARAQLALASDQLRYASLVADHDGVITSEDADTGQNVQATQAIYHLDWTGDVDIVCDAPERALNSLTVGSKARVTLPALPGKTFDARVREVSPAADPQSRTWRVKLTLAAPGPEVRQGMTANVAFDAVGDGSAAQTFTIPVTALFHRGEEPAVWVVRAGSDTLELRPVTIGRYDERTVSVSSGLHDGDRVMLQGVHAVSAGQHVQLVAPLHPEDFPS
- a CDS encoding efflux RND transporter permease subunit; the protein is MNVRDRENAHDSAPVTTSTTRSADESGFNLSSWALRHQQLVIFLIGLATLFGVIGYIHLAQSEDPPFTFRTMVIKTYWPGASAHEVQEQITDRIGRQLQAAPFIDNIKSYSRPGESMIFFAMKDSAPVKEVPETWYQVRKKVGDIGATLPKGTVGPFFNDEFGDVYTNIYALEGDGFSPAQLHDYADKLRTVLLRVPGVAKVDYFGDPDQHIFVEISNAQLTRLSITPPQLAHAIDAQNAVAPVGTITTADDRVFVRPSGAFKDPEALANLLITVNKRTFRLGDIATIKRGYDDPPVTQMRVGGQAVLGIGVTMQKGGDVIDLGKALDAKAAELQATLPAGLKLAPVSSMPHAVKQSVDEFVRSVGEAVAIVLVVSLVSLGLRTGMIVVITIPIVLAVTALCMHIFNIGLDKVSLGTLVLALGLLVDDAIIAVEMMAVKLEQGWSRMRAAAFAYSSTAFPMLTGTLVTVSGFLPIALAKSSTGEYTRSIFEVSAIALIVSWFAAVVLVPLLGFHMLPERKGHAGGGHDHEHDVYNTGFYRRLSGWVTLCIDRRWLVLGVTGVLFVIAMAAFTRVPQQFFPNSERPELLVDLRLPEGASFEATLRESKRLEKVLDGKPEIEHFVDFVGTGAPRFYLPLDQQLQQPNFAQFVITAKSVENREELMRWLDQKLEKEFPGVRTRVARLENGPPVGFPIKFRVSGDDIATVRSIAQNVADKVRGDPRTRNVQFDWDEPAERSISFEIDQNRARELGVTSEDVSGFLAMTLSGYTVTQYRERDKLINVDLRSPKSERVDPAKLTSLAIPTPNGPVPLGSLGHIRDTLEYGVIWERDRQPTITVQADVRGDAQGIDVTRDIEHGLAGQSASLPVGYRIQVGGAVEESTKGQTSINAEMPLMIIAVLTLLMIQLKNFARTFIVVLTAPLGLIGVVAALLLFGKPFGFVALLGVIAMFGIIMRNSVILVDQIDQDIAAGHGRFDAIIGATVRRFRPIMLTAAAAVLALIPLLRSGFFGPMATALMGGITVATLLTVFFLPALYASCFRVRRDERGMQQVVVEHTEV